From a single Poecilia reticulata strain Guanapo linkage group LG2, Guppy_female_1.0+MT, whole genome shotgun sequence genomic region:
- the LOC103461823 gene encoding heat shock 70 kDa protein 12A-like, with amino-acid sequence MGDSFVIAIDFGTAFSGYAFNITKGQEKSQPYLPSWGKEYGFDSPKTPTCILFNEDETYLSFGYEAKMTYKEMSGEEAKKHYYFEDFKMALYSKKLSRNLNIKAANGKSMKALKVFSESLRFLKEDALRTISRNTEGKIFLPSDFTWVLTVPAIWDLSAKQFMREAAMQAGIITEDEEKLVIALEPEAASIWCKKLPSDGFISEKHNAESLDQFPGTQYIVVDCGGGTIDITVHEVLGGGGLKERHKVSGNDLGGQTVDREFKQFLRQIFPEGVWDEYEQNSPSAAQKIMHEFTHLKQVDKDVQISCPFALGKLAKEKSDTENFDQSDLGASWDGDFIKISKDKMRSFYDESLQGITENLIKIFTSGLTIKYILLVGGYAQSXILQQHITDQFGXQCKVLCPFRAQEAILRGAVEFGRNPDVVXSRKSSYTYGFAVCEKFDESKHKEEKKFTSQTGELSRDIFRKLVEEGEDLGSEDTKEFLCSPARADQVEIKLRFFRSLRKDPVYVDDWGVQDVGSFIVDMTGGSKVKLEINFGSTEITATGTNQISGEKQTVKIDFMTTDRECVIDDDEEDAVSIGTEQSGPSEDTD; translated from the exons atgGGCGACTCGTTTGTCATAGCAATTGACTTTGGCACTGCATTTAGTGGTTATGCCTTTAATATCACAAAAGGACAGGAAAAAAGTCAGCCATACTTGCCAAGTTGGGGAAAGGAGTATGGATTTGACTCCCCAAAGACTCCAACCtgcattttgtttaatgaaGATGAAACATATCTGAGTTTTGGCTATGAAGCCAAAATGACATACAAGGAAATGAGTGgagaagaagcaaagaaacaTTATTACTTTGAAGACTTCAAGATGGCCCTCTATAGCAAA AAACTCAGCAGAAATCTGAACATTAAAGCAGCCAATGGAAAATCTATGAAGGCATTGAAGGTTTTCTCAGAATCCCTGAGATTTCTTAAAGAAGATGCACTAAGAACAATCAGCCGAAACACAGAAGGGAAAATCTTCTTGCCCTCTGACTTCACCTGGGTCCTGACTGTTCCTGCCATCTGGGATCTTTCAGCTAAACAGTTTATGAGAGAAGCTGCAATGCAG GCAGGTATTATTACAGAAGATGAGGAAAAACTGGTGATTGCACTGGAACCAGAAGCTGCTTCAATCTGGTGTAAGAAGCTTCCATCTGATGGCTTCATCTCTGAGAAGCACAACGCAGAGTCACTGGATCAGTTTCCAGGGACTCAGTACATCGTTGTCGACTGTGGAG GAGGAACTATTGACATCACTGTTCACGAGGTCCTGGGTGGAGGAGGCCTGAAGGAGCGACACAAGGTCTCTGGAAATGATCTGGGAGGTCAAACTGTGGACAGAGAATTTAAGCAGTTTCTCAGACAGATATTCCCTGAAGGAGTCTGGGATGAATACGAACAAAACTCTCCCAGTGCAGCTCAAAAAATTATGCACGAGTTTACCCATCTCAAACAGGTTGATAAAGATGTTCAGATTAGCTGCCCATTTGCACTGGGAAAGTTGGCTAAAGAAAAATCAGACACAGAAAACTTTGATCAGTCAGATCTTGGTGCTTCATGGGATGGTGATttcataaaaatctcaaaagacaaaatgagGTCTTTCTATGATGAAAGTCTGCAGGGCATCACTGAGAATCTCATAAAAATCTTTACCAGTGGTCTCACCATCAAGTACATTCTGTTAGTGGGYGGWTACGCTCAGAGTAAMATACTGCAGCAGCACATYACTGACCAGTTTGGACAWCAGTGTAAAGTTCTGTGTCCTTTCAGAGCTCAGGAGGCGATTCTGAGAGGAGCTGTAGAGTTTGGTAGAAACCCAGATGTTGTGGYTTCTCGGAAAAGTTCCTATACTTATGGATTTGCTGTTTGTGAGAAGTTTGATGAGAGCAAACataaggaagaaaagaaatttaCATCCCAGACTGGGGAATTGAGTCGAGATATTTTCAGGAAACTGGTGGAAGAAGGTGAAGATCTTGGTTCAGAGGATACCAAGGAGTTCTTATGTTCTCCAGCAAGAGCAGACCAGGTAGAGATTAAACTGAGATTTTTCCGCTCACTAAGAAAAGATCCAGTGTATGTAGATGACTGGGGAGTGCAAGATGTTGGTTCATTCATTGTAGACATGACTGGAGGCAGTAAAGTCAAACTGGAAATTAACTTTGGCTCAACAGAGATAACAGCTACAGGGACAAACCAGATTAGTGGTGagaaacaaacagtaaaaattGACTTCATGACCACAGACAGGGAATGTGTcattgatgatgatgaagaagatgcTGTCAGTATTGGAACAGAGCAATCAGGTCCTTCAGAGGACActgattaa